DNA sequence from the Sulfurimonas sediminis genome:
GTGCTTTTTCTTCTACAAAACGAACTTCTGTAGTATCAATCGGACCTTTACCGTCAATCGGTTCACCAAGTGCATTCACAACACGACCAAGAAGGGCATCCCCTACAGGAACTTTTAAAAGTGTTCCCAAACGCTTCACGCTCATTCCTTCACGAAGCTCAGGACCAGAACCGAGAATAACAACACCAACGCTGCTCTCTTCCAGGTTTAGAACCAAACCTTTTGTTCCCTCTTCAAATTCTACCATTTCTCCTGCCATAACATTGCTCAGTCCGTAAACCTTCGCAACACCATCGGCATAAGAAACAATTTTACCTGTTTCATTGATATCAACACTTAGTTCAAAGTTGTCGATACGCTCTTTAATTATTGAGCTGATTTCATCAGCTTGAATTTTTGCTACCACTATTGTTCTCCTCTCATTGAAAGTTAAATTGCTTTTATTATATGTTCTATAATTTGTCTGTCTATTCTGTCTTTGGAAAAATTAATTTCTATACCAAGACCTTCTACTTCTACTTTTATGCCGTTAAAGTCATTTTTAACAAATGTCAGGCTGATAGTTACATCATACTTTTTACCTAAACCGGCACTCAATTCTTCTATTACTTTTGAATCGATATCTGTATCACTGTAAATAACACCTTCATAGGTTTTAGCAGCTTTTGCCAAATCACTTTTCAATTCCTGTGCAATTACCGGAATAATATTGATACGTTTGTTCTCTACCAACAGTTTGATAAAGTTATTGATTTTATCAGAGTTGGCACTTTTTACCGCCTCTAACAAAATATTTGATTTTTCTTGAGCTTTTATGCTTGGGTTAGCAATAATACTGACAAACTTGTCATTTTTAAATGACTCTGCCAAGGCAGAAAATACTGTTGTCATATTTTGCATAGATGCTAAGTCAGAACCCATACCTAAAGCTTTTATATATCGTTTTGCAATCAGTTCTTCCATTTAGGCAACCTTTTTCAAAATGATATTAGCCATAGTTTCTCTGTCAAAACTATCACTGCTTTGTTTCAATGTCTCTTTTATGACATCTTCAACAACACTGCGAATCATTTTCTTTTCTTCAAATTCTTTTTTGAGAGCAAATTTTTTCACCATAGCTTCAATATCACTTTCTGCCTGTGCAATAATTGTGTCATTCAAAATTTTGTTCTCTTTTTTAGAAACAATCGCCAACTCTTCAGCAA
Encoded proteins:
- a CDS encoding F0F1 ATP synthase subunit delta is translated as MEELIAKRYIKALGMGSDLASMQNMTTVFSALAESFKNDKFVSIIANPSIKAQEKSNILLEAVKSANSDKINNFIKLLVENKRINIIPVIAQELKSDLAKAAKTYEGVIYSDTDIDSKVIEELSAGLGKKYDVTISLTFVKNDFNGIKVEVEGLGIEINFSKDRIDRQIIEHIIKAI